Genomic segment of Ailuropoda melanoleuca isolate Jingjing chromosome 1, ASM200744v2, whole genome shotgun sequence:
AAGCAAATTTCTATGTTCCCTCTTATCATCCCTCTTTTTCCATCCCTAACAAAGAAATGGTTTTTTGGGATAAAACACTTAGGGAAAATATCCTGAAATGAAACTCACAAGTAAGGTTACTTTTGGATTAAAAGAGATTTCCATGTTCTCTTCTTTTCATCCCTGGTGTCAAGCTCCCTGCGGGCACTTGATCTTGAATAGCTTGGGTCATGCTAATGTGCAAGGTGGTGCTTTTGCACATTGTTAAGTGACTGATGATAACAATGTGTTAAAAACTGGTTTTCCCCTCTAATTTGTGCCCTGCCTTTCTAGATCATAGGAACAACATGTGTATCACCATCTgtaatttcatgaaaatttttacaacaaaaatatatttgtattaaaaacgACTATGCTTCTTCATGATGACAGCCATCCCATGAGGCAAAATTAAAGCCATAACATGATGGCTAGATTTTGTACATCTATTTACAAAATGTGTTAGCTGACTGAGTTCAAACACATAGAATGTGATAGGGTCCCAGCATTGTGAGAACCTGGAAAGTCAAGtccatttcattatataaaatatatttaagatgttcTGTATATGAAGAATAAAGTCCCTGAAAATGGGTTATTTTTAATAGGAGATGTTCAAGGTCTGAAACTTAAAAAGGGAAAGATCCTTTGAAGAGGACTTTGAAAAGGACTTTGCAgtattaataaatggaaaaaagaagttaaaaaagaagttaagcaTAGGTTGCCAACCTATCTTTTTAATAGTAGTCCAAAAAAAGACACGGGATCATCGCCCTTTCCCTGATGACCATATTCCAGGAATACGGTGAGGTATTTGAAATCTCAAGTATGTTTTAAGCATTTAACTAGCCTTACCTATGCCGTCACTTTCTCATGCCCTCCATACCTTACTAGTatgtcagattttatttttattttcccagggaacaaaataaataaattaaaaaaaaaaaaagacagcttgtGTACTTCTATGAACAGAGgatccaaaccaaaccaaaattaCCTTTGGATAAAGTACATTTGTGAAACACAAAATTATTTGAAACCtagaaagtgaataaaaataaattatatatttctctgtTTACAATTTGTGATCAgatattttaggttaaaaaacgttgatttttttctttgatatttaacagtataaacaaatatttttcaaaaaattgctagaacatTATTCAAGATTTAATGCATATCATTTTAATTCCTGGCTAaaaagttttgttcattttacaaGTTGATGGAATTCTTTCTTAATGtaggattttgtttctttaataaagatggtactatgctttaaaaaaaaactaatacagGGTTATTAGGAAATAGGTGAAAGTTTTCAaaagatacagacttccagttatgagaTATACAAATTACTGGGATGTAATGCACAGTGTGATGACTGTAGTTAGTGtctttcaaatatacaattcagtattattaagaaagtagatcttaaaattctcatcacaagaaaaaaaatgttatctgtgTAGTGATGGGTTTTAACTAAATTTATTATAGTAATCATTTAGCAGTatttacatatatcaaatcattattcTATACACCTCAATTAAGAcagtgttacatgtcaattatatctaaatttttaaaaaataggtaaaaacaaaataaaatacctaatacAGACTCTTAGAGTTGTCTTGGAAGAGGTGCTAAGAATGTAGTCAGAAATACTAAAACTGTCTTATGTGAACTATCTAATTGAGATATTAAAATTGTTTATCACTCTTGGCAGTTAGCATAATTGGTTAAAATATGGAATGAACAGATGCAGTACTCCCCTTCCATGACCACAGACTGATTTCCTGCCCTGGCCAGAGACTCTTAGAGACGTGCCATTGGGGAGGAATAACATAGTATGCACCTATCTGCAGATTCATCATCAGtatggaaaacaacaacaaattgaCAAAGAGACTTTGCTATTGCAGATATTGGTGTGTTTGTAGACCTAAAAGGATATGTGATTTAGAGTCAGAAGGCCTGGGAATGAGTCAGCTTCTGCACTCAGTTATACGATATAATCTTGGAAAATCATTTAGCTTTCTTgggctttgtttccttttggatAAAATAATCGTAAGAATAACACAGCAAAAGACCTTTTTGAGAACCAACTATAGTGAGTATATCAAGAAGGCACTTTTTACACAGGAATACAAATGTGGATCATTTGTCTCATTGTTAAGGtaatttgttttccattgtaCATCTTGGTAGAAAAATCAGCTTGATACTCTGAATCTTTTGGAGAGTAACAATAATAATCTATAATGGGGAAAAAGTGAATATTGACTATCTAATAAGAGCATCTAGTCCTTTAACATATATGCACTTTATTTCTACTATGTGTCAAGTACAGTGGCAGATCCTGAGGATACAGAGATAAAAAACCACTGCCTTCTCTCAAAGAGGTTATAGTCCATTGgctaagaaaaggaaggagacatGCACATCTCTTCTAAGCTATTATAGTCTCTGATGGAGCACGTGAAATGGATGCAATTTAGAAGCGGTTAGGCAGTGGTTCCTAGAGATTGTGTGACTCAAGCTGAGTACTTGAGAGCTATGAGAAAGAGATGTGTGAACCAAGACCCCGAAGTCAAGATAAAACACACGAAATTCTGCAAACTAAAAACAGTTGAACAAGACAGTGAAGTAAGCTAATATTAAGACAGCATGAGATGAGGCTTAAAGGGTAGAGGAAATAGCGTTCCTGAAGGGTTCTATATTCTCTGCTGAGGAGTGATTTCTGAAAAAGATGTAAGACTATCAAAAGGGGTAGTGATGTGAttataagtacatttttaaaaaacatactctaaataaaaggcatatatattgcaaaagaagaaataaaactgacatGCTTGTCTACATAGATAACCCAAGAATTAATAAGGAGGTTCAACAAAATTGCAGGTGCATGATCAATACACAAAACCCAATTGTATATCTGTATGCTAACAATGAACATATAGaaaccaagattttaaaaaacacacaatactatatatttataatttctccaaataaaatgaaatacttggtATATAcctaacaaaatatatatgggATTTGTATCCTGAAAATtgcaaaatgctgatgaaagaaaaaaaaaagagctaaataaatggagagacattcaGTGATCATGGATTGAaaagactcaacatagtaaacAATgctatttccccaaattaatttatagGTGTAATGCAATGTTTATTTAAACCCCAGAAAAATTTTTTGTAGACATGGATatgtttattctaaaatgtatatagaaggGCGCCTGGGCGACTTGGTgggttgagcttccaactcttgatctcagctctggtcttgatctcagggttgtgaattcaaaccccacacccagtgtggggcctacttaaaaataaataaataaaatatatatggaaaggcAAGGACCTAGAAAAACAtaatcagttttgaaaaagaataatgaagtGGAAGGAACAATTGTAGTTGATGTTAAGTGTTACTAGACAGCCTCAGTAATCAAGAAAGCATGGTTTTAGTGTGGAGATAGACAATATCACtggaacaaaaaataaagaacctaAAAATAAACTGCCAAAATATCCCCAACTAAGTTTTGACAagggtgcaaaagcaattcaatatAGGAGGGATaggattttcaacaaatggtgctgaagcAACTGGAAATCCAtaggccaaaaaaataaaatggacctTGACCAAAACCTCATACCTTAtgcaaaaataactcaaaatagatcCTAGACTTATATTtaacatgtaaaattataaaatatttagggaaaaaaacaggcaaaatctTTGGGACAAAGGGCTAGACAGCATTGTTAGATTTGACACCACACCAATGATTCAAAAAAGGAATAATTGAACAATTTGgacctcatcagaatgaaaaaCTTTTGCTTTGCAAAAAATCCTGTGaggaggatgaaaagacaagctacagacttggaaaaaatatttgcaagggacatatctgacaaaggaccattatttagaatacataaagagctctcaaaagtcaacaataaaaaagcaaacaattcaattaaaaaatgagaggaACATGCATTTTGCTGAAGGTAAATACATTTTACAGGtgtaatgtaaatgtaaatgcattttacagatggtaaATATGTGCATAAAGGTATGTACAACAAAATTAGccattaggtaaatgcaaattaaaaccacaatgagatgtcacagCACACTATCaggctaaaacaaaaaatagtgataatgCCAAATGTCAGCAAGGATGCTGAGAAACCAGATAACTTATAGTTTACTGGTAGGTTATACAGGTACTCTAGAAAAGATTATTGCAGCTTCTCACAAAACTATACATACACTTGTCATACAACCCAGCAGTTGTGCTCTTGGGtacatttctcaaagaaatgaaaatttatgttcacacaataacctgtacatgaatgttcatagctttattcataaaagccCAAAATTGGAACCTCTCCAAATGTCTTTTAGTGGGTGAATGCTTAATCAAAGTGTGGTactagtcagcaataaaaagaaatgaactgttgATACATTCAACAATGTGGATAGATCTTAACTAATTCTACTGAGTAAAATAAGACAATCTGAAAAGTTTATATTGCATGATTCCTTCTATATAACATTCATGAATTGATAAACTATaaaagagaacagattagtggttgacAAGCaacagggaagagaggagagagggagacagttaTGACAATAAAAGGGGATCCTCATGATGGAAATCTTGTATATGTTTACTGTGATGGTGGGCACCTAAATCTATACATGAGAAAATTAGAATGAAGtatacacatgcaaaaattaGTATATGTGAAACTAGTAAAGTCTGAATGTCAGTGGATTGCatcaatgtcagtttcctggttgtgatattgtactGTAATATGCAAAATGTTAACTTTGGGGGAAACTAGGTGATTGGTGTAAGGGATtgattatttctcacagttgcatgtgaatctataattatctcaaaatagtttttaaaaaatcactgtagGTGCAGTGTAAGGATAGATGGGTAATGAGGGTAGAGTATATAAGCTTATTGGATCATtggatgagtgtgtgtgtttgggggggggtggtgcagGGAAGTGGTGAAGAACAGGACATGGTCCCTGAATGACCACGAGGTTTCTTCTACCTTGGGCTTTATTCATTGGGAGAGAAAACTGAGTAGATGAGGAAGAGAAGCGATGAATTNATATAAGCTTATTGGATCATtggatgagtgtgtgtgtttgggggggtggTGCAGGGAAGTGGTGAAGAACAGGACATGGTCCCTGAATGACCACAAGGTTTCTTCTACCTTGGGCTTTATTCATTGGGAGAGAAAACTGAGTAGATGAGGAAGAGAAGCGATGAATTCAGTTTTGATCTTGCTAAGTTTATTTTCCATCAACCAAGCAGagtatataaaatgagaatacaaGAACGAAGAACAGGAATCCCTGggcaagagaaacagagtgaGAATGTTCTGCTGGATTTGTATACATACTCTGCATACAGCATTTCAATGCATGAATGAATAGGTGAAATATCAGAGTCACTGGTATATCACAACAAGGGAAATTTTGAACTCAGGTGTAAGAGTAAACCTGTGGGAATTTCAAATACAGGGTggataaaataatttgcatttccattagGCATTAAAGTAAAAAGGAATTGATATTGAGTACCATTTAGGGTGTATCAAGTTCTACCTTGGTGTTCAGAAGTATTATcctgtttaatcctcacaattaaGTTTTATTATCTCCAACTTCTAAacaaaagttaagtaatttgccagaTGAAACAAAGCCTATGAGTAATTTTTTGGCCAGAATTTGAATCTATATGGGTTTAGCTTCTAAGCCCACATTCTTTCTGTTGTATCAAGAAGCTTGTGGAGAGTGGGGGAGAACAGATCTCAAAGTCCTCTTAAAAAATTGTGGATTTTCTATTCTTGCTTATTTAAGGGTTTTTGTAGAGTTAAACATCTATGTTTATATTTGTAAGTGTTCGTTTCCTGCAGGGAAGTTTTAAAGGCTCTATTTAGGTCGCCTGCCCAGTCTTTATGGGAGGTCATGCCAGTTTGGCATCGATTGAATATTCAGGGCTCTCCATTCTCTGGAGAGAATATCAGGCTGACACCTTATTTTCTGAATTAGGGAGGGGTTAATTTTTTTGCAGTAATTGTTAAATAGTCCCCTCTTTATNNNNNNNNNNNNNNNNNNNNNNNNNNNNNNNNNNNNNNNNNNNNNNNNNNNNNNNNNNNNNNNNNNNNNNNNNNNNNNNNNNNNNNNNNNNNNNNNNNNNCGCAGCCCGGCAGGCCCCGCACCGCCCGGCTCGGGCCCCGGCGACAGCGGCGGCGCAGTAAGTTGGCAGGAGCGAGTCCCCTCCGTTCTCGCCTCCCCCGCACCTTTTGAACTTGTTGCTGCTGCTCGGCTCGCCTGCGCCTGGCTTTTGGAAGgtgaaaaggaggagggaggcacagagggatgggggaaggggaaggggaagaagagctCGCTTGAGCTTTATTTATGCTCTCTGGGCGCATCGGATTCGGTTGCTCGGgagctgctctctctgctcttccctttccGGGTGCACGGCGAGGAGAAAGTCTCTATGCAACTCAGCCCCGGCGCGCACTTTGCCAGGTATGTACCGCGAGCGAGGCGCGTTCTGCACGGAGGCAGTTGCTGCTGCCGCCGCGCCGGCGGCGGCTGCCAGCTCCCGGGTTCTGTAACTGTCACACTGCACCTGAGCTGAACTTGAAAAGAGAGTGAAGGGGCGATTGGGCAAACGCTTTTGGCAGACACAAGGGGTGCTTGGAGACGTGGGGGAGGAGGATCTGTATTAACGCCCCCCACCGTGCCCACCGCACAGCACCTCCATCTCTGCAAATTCGGCCCAAAGAGTAGAGGCGGCGACCGGACTCCCAAAGAGACATGGGGCAGCTGCTGTGACCGCATCTCCGAAGCTACAACAGGTCGCCTTTCTGAGACTCCTTTGGCGGGAAGGGCCACTTGGAAAGGGAAGGTTTCAAAGAGCTAAAAGGGAAGGTGGAAGGGTTCTCTAATTAATCAAAAGAATATCACTGAGTGACTGCCCTTCGTTTTCTCTATCCTACACGACGCGTACTGTAGGGTCACTACATTATCCAGACTCTGTCAGGGGAGAAATCAGACACCTGTTTGAAGAAATTGCTGCATTTAGAAGCACCTGTGTACTTCTTTGTGCCAGGAGTGGCCTGGTTCAACTGCTGGAAGAGGTTTGGTTAGGTTCTGCTGGGCGTGATTGTTAGgacattgtattttctttttcttactactACAAATTCCTGTGTTTGAGGGAAACTTGCCCTTCTGAGAACTGTGAGTTCACCAGGAGCCCTACCTTGGAATAGGAGTGATACTTCCGGACCACGTTTCTCAGTGGTATTTTGTTTGACGGGAGGAAGTGAGTGATTGTGGCTACTTTGCCCCATTGTAGAGGCCCGATTACCCTCCTTGCCTCTACTTCAAGGAACCATGGCGGCGGGTGTAGCAGCGTGGCTGCCCTTTGCCAGGGCAGCAGCCATTGGGTGGATGCCTGTGGCCTCGGGGCCCATGCCAGCTCCCCCAaggcaggagagaaaaaggaCTCAAGATGCTCTGATTGTGCTCAATGTGAGTGGCACACGTTTCCAGACATGGCAGGACACCCTGGAACGCTATCCAGACACTCTGCTGGGCAGTTCTGAGAGGGACTTTTTCTACCATCCGGAAACTCAGCAGTATTTTTTTGACCGTGACCCAGACATCTTCCGccatattttgaatttctacCGCACCGGGAAGCTCCACTATCCTCGCCATGAGTGCATCTCTGCTTATGATGAAGAATTGGCCTTCTTTGGCCTCATCCCAGAGATTATTGGCGACTGCTGTTATGAGGAGTACAAGGACCGCAGGCGAGAGAACGCGGAGCGTCTGCAGGACGACGCAGATACTGACAACACCGGAGAGAGCACGCTGCCCACTATGACTGCTAGGCAGAGGGTCTGGCGGGCATTTGAGAACCCGCACACCAGCACAATGGCCCTGGTGTTCTACTATGTTACAGGTTTCTTCATTGCTGTCTCAGTCATCGCGAATGTGGTAGAAACAGTGCCATGCGGGTCTAGCCCAGGGCACATTAAAGAACTGCCTTGTGGGGAGCGGTATGCAGTGGCCTTCTTTTGCTTGGATACAGCCTGCGTCATGATCTTCACAGTTGAGTACTTGCTTCGCCTGGCTGCGGCACCTAGTCGTTACCGTTTTGTGCGAAGTGTCATGAGTATCATCGACGTGGTGGCCATCCTGCCTTATTACATTGGGCTGGTGATGACAGACAATGAGGATGTCAGCGGAGCCTTTGTCACGCTCCGAGTCTTCCGGGTCTTCCGGATCTTTAAGTTTTCCCGCCACTCTCAAGGCCTGCGCATCCTGGGGTACACACTGAAGAGTTGTGCCTCAGAATT
This window contains:
- the KCND2 gene encoding potassium voltage-gated channel subfamily D member 2; protein product: MAAGVAAWLPFARAAAIGWMPVASGPMPAPPRQERKRTQDALIVLNVSGTRFQTWQDTLERYPDTLLGSSERDFFYHPETQQYFFDRDPDIFRHILNFYRTGKLHYPRHECISAYDEELAFFGLIPEIIGDCCYEEYKDRRRENAERLQDDADTDNTGESTLPTMTARQRVWRAFENPHTSTMALVFYYVTGFFIAVSVIANVVETVPCGSSPGHIKELPCGERYAVAFFCLDTACVMIFTVEYLLRLAAAPSRYRFVRSVMSIIDVVAILPYYIGLVMTDNEDVSGAFVTLRVFRVFRIFKFSRHSQGLRILGYTLKSCASELGFLLFSLTMAIIIFATVMFYAEKGSSASKFTSIPAAFWYTIVTMTTLGYGDMVPKTIAGKIFGSICSLSGVLVIALPVPVIVSNFSRIYHQNQRADKRRAQKKARLARIRAAKTGSANAYMQSKRNGLLSNQLQSSEDEQAFVSKSGSSFETQHHHLLHCLEKTTNHEFVDEQVFEESCMEVATGNRPSSHSPSLSSQQGVTSTCCSRRHKKTFRIPNANVSGSHRGSVQELSTIQIRCVERTPLSNSRSSLNAKMEECVKLNCEQPYVTTAIISIPTPPVTTPEGDDRPESPEYSGGNIVRVSAL